The Pochonia chlamydosporia 170 chromosome 1, whole genome shotgun sequence genome window below encodes:
- a CDS encoding elongation factor G 1, mitochondrial precursor (similar to Aspergillus terreus NIH2624 XP_001214569.1), with protein MNIPGTARLLQCRLLFSAQQRSVILRCRKFDSPKVSNPARRALSQTLGRSASAAQEALKKAQDDAANLTPEYVEANMAPEEAQRLSRVRNIGIAAHIDSGKTTATERVLFYTGRIKAIHEVRGKDAVGAKMDSMELEREKGITIQSAATFCDWKKTENGKEVSYHFNLIDTPGHIDFTIEVERALRVLDGAVMILCAVSGVQSQTTTVDRQMKRYNVPRISFINKMDRMGANPWKAVEQINSKLKMPAAAIQIPIGAEDEFEGVVDLIEMKAIYFEGPRGTKVRSDTIPTALQDLAAEKRQVLIEKLADVDDEIAEIFLEEQEPTNSQIKAAIRRATIARNFSPVLMGSALADKGVQPMLDAICEYLPNPSQIENTALDKSKDEKVVKLVPYNSLPFVGLAFKLEENNYGQLTYIRVYQGTLTKGTYLFNSRTDKKVRIPRIVRMHSNEMEDVSEVGAGEICAVFGVDCASGDTFTDGGLPYSMSSMFVPDAVMSLSIKPKRTADADNFSKAMNRFQREDPTFRVHVDPESEETIISGMGELHLEVYVERLKREYKTECITGQPRVAYRETISRRAEFDYLLRRQSGGPGDFARVAGWIEPNEKPEDNHYESQVIGGHIPDKFLTACAKGFDLACEKGPLLGHRVIGTKMVINDGATHVTDSSDYAFSLATQMAFKKAFTDAGGQVLEPLMKTTITAPNEFQGNILMLMNKRNATIHDTEIGSEEFTLICDCSLNAMFGFSSQLRAATQGKGEFSMEFSHYAPAPPHLQKELVAKYEAELEAKRTK; from the exons ATGAACATACCTGGGACTGCTAGGTTGCTCCAATGCCGCCTGTTGTTCAGCGCACAGCAGCGATCCGTCATTCTGCGCTGTAGAAAATTCGACTCGCCAAAAGTGAGCAATCCAGCACGAAGAGCCCTCAGCCAGACACTGGGACGCTCAGCCAGCGCAGCCCAAGAAGC ACTGAAGAAAGCGCAAGATGATGCCGCTAATTTGACACCGGAGTATGTAGAGGCCAACATGGCGCCTGAAGAGGCACAAAGGCTCTCCAGAGTTCGGAATATTGGCATCGCC GCCCATATTGATAGCGGCAAGACAACAGCGACCGAACGTGTTCTCTTTTACACCGGCCGCATCAAGGCAATTCACGAGGTCAGGGGCAAGGACGCTGTTGGCGCCAAGATGGATTCTATGGAACTCGAAAGGGAAAAGGGAATTACGATTCAATCTGCTGCTACATTCTGCGACTGGAAAAAGACGGAGAATGGTAAGGAGGTGTCGTATCACTTTAACTTGATCGACACTCCGGGTCATATTGATTTCACCATCGAGGTTGAGCGTGCCCTTCGCGTTCTCGATGGCGCCGTCATGATTCTCTGCGCCGTTAGTGGTGTTCAATCGCAAACCACTACCGTAGATCGGCAAATGAAGCGCTACAATGTTCCCCGAATCTcgttcatcaacaagatgGATCGCATGGGTGCCAACCCCTGGAAAGCGGTTGAACAAATTAACTCGAAGCTTAAGATGCCAGCAGCCGCCATCCAGATCCCCATTGGAGCAGAAGACGAATTCGAAGGCGTCGTGGACTTGATCGAGATGAAGGCAATATATTTCGAAGGACCTCGAGGTACTAAAGTCAGATCTGACACCATACCTACTGCTTTACAAGATCTAGCCGCAGAAAAACGCCAGGTCCTCATTGAGAAACTTGCCGATGTCGATGACGAGATCGCGGAGATATTTTTGGAAGAGCAGGAGCCAACAAATTCACAAATCAAGGCAGCTATTCGACGAGCCACAATAGCGCGCAACTTCTCACCGGTGTTGATGGGCTCTGCCTTGGCAGATAAAGGCGTCCAACCTATGCTTGACGCTATTTGCGAATATCTTCCAAATCCGTCGCAGATCGAGAACACTGCTCTAGACAAATCCAAAGATGAGAAGGTTGTCAAACTAGTTCCATACAACTCACTACCTTTTGTCGGTCTTGCATTTAAGCTTGAGGAGAACAATTACGGCCAGCTCACTTATATTCGTGTTTACCAAGGAACTCTCACTAAGGGAACTTACCTGTTCAACTCCAGAACAGACAAGAAAGTCCGAATTCCCCGCATCGTTCGAATGCACTCCAACGAGATGGAAGATGTCTCTGAGGTTGGCGCAGGAGAAATATGTGCggtttttggtgttgactgTGCGTCTGGAGACACGTTCACAGACGGCGGCCTGCCATACTCTATGTCGTCCATGTTTGTGCCAGATGCTGTCATGTCTCTGTCCATCAAACCAAAGCGGACCGCCGACGCAGACAACTTCAGCAAAGCTATGAATCGATTTCAGCGAGAGGATCCGACATTCCGTGTGCATGTAGACCCTGAGAGTGAAGAGACCATCATCTCTGGCATGGGGGAATTGCATCTGGAGGTCTATGTTGAGCGGCTGAAACGTGAGTACAAGACGGAGTGTATCACTGGCCAACCGCGCGTTGCTTATCGGGAGACGATATCTCGTCGTGCCGAGTTTGATTACTTACTCCGCCGGCAGAGCGGTGGACCTGGCGACTTTGCTCGCGTCGCTGGCTGGATTGAGCCGAATGAGAAGCCCGAAGATAATCACTACGAAAGCCAGGTTATCGGCGGCCATATCCCGGATAAATTCCTCACAGCCTGCGCCAAGGGCTTCGACCTAGCCTGTGAAAAAGGCCCCCTTCTTGGGCATAGAGTTATTGGAACTAAAATGGTCATCAACGATGGTGCTACCCATGTTACGGATTCATCTGATTATGCCTTCAGTCTGGCTACGCAAATGGCGTTCAAAAAGGCTTTTACCGACGCGGGCGGCCAAGTGTTGGAGCCGCTGATGAAGACCACCATTACCGCACCCAACGAGTTTCAGGGCAATATTCTGATGTTAATGAACAAGAGAAACGCAACTATTCACGACACAGAAATTGGCAGCGAGGAGTTCACTTTGATCTGTGATTGCAGCCTCAATGCTATGTTCGGTTTCAGCTCGCAATTGAGAGCTGCAACACAAGGGAAGGGCGAGTTCAGCATGGAGTTCAGTCATTATGCGCCAGCACCACCCCATCTCCA GAAGGAGCTTGTTGCTAAATATGAAGCCGAACTTGAAGCAAAGAGAACAAAATAG
- a CDS encoding homoisocitrate dehydrogenase, mitochondrial precursor (similar to Aspergillus terreus NIH2624 XP_001212869.1), with protein MSVRTLRIGLIPGDGIGKEVIPAGRRVLEALPSYLNLKFDFVNLKAGFEAFEQTGSALPDATVDVLRNECDGALFGAVSSPTHAVKGYSSPIVALRKRLDLYANVRPVKTVMTAPKPIDMVIVRENTEDLYVKQEKTTDGPDGKVAEAIKRISEKASFRIAAMAGDIAVRRDKIRQSGVPSIHKQPLVTITHKSNVLSQTDGLFREASKRALADPKYSTVKVEEQIVDSMVYKLFRQPEDYDVIVAPNLYGDILSDGAAALVGSLGLVPSANVGEGFAIGEPCHGSAPDIMGKGIANPIATLRSAALMLEFLDEPAAAAKIYAAVDANLEEGKLLSPDLGGSATTQQVVEDILKKL; from the exons ATGTCTGTCCGCACACTGAGAATTG GTTTGATCCCAGGTGACGGAATTGGCAAGGAGGTAATTCCAGCCGGACGTAGAGTTCTCGAAGCCCTACCTAGCTACCTCAACTTGAAGTTTGACTTCGTCAACCTCAAAGCAGGGTTCGAAGCCTTTGAGCAAACTGGCTCTGCGTTACCAGATGCCACGGTCGATGTCCTTCGAAACGAGTGCGATGGCGCCCTCTTTGGAGCCGTCAGCTCCCCAACACATGCCGTCAAGGGCTACTCCTCACCGATTGTCGCCCTCCGCAAACGTCTTGACTTGTACGCCAATGTTCGTCCCGTCAAGACTGTAATGACTGCCCCAAAGCCAATCGACATGGTCATTGTCCGCGAAAACACCGAAGATCTCTACGTGAAGCAAGAGAAGACTACTGACGGTCCGGACGGTAAGGTGGCGGAAGCAATCAAACGTATCTCGGAGAAGGCCTCGTTTCGAATTGCTGCTATGGCTGGTGACATTGCCGTTCGCCGCGACAAGATCAGACAATCCGGGGTTCCCAGCATTCATAAACAGCCTCTTGTGACCATCACCCACAAGTCGAATGTGCTCTCGCAAACAGATGGCTTATTCCGTGAAGCCTCGAAACGGGCACTCGCTGATCCAAAGTACTCCACTGTCAAGGTGGAGGAGCAAATTGTTGATTCCATGGTATACAAGCTCTTCCGCCAGCCAGAGGATTACGACGTCATCGTTGCCCCAAACCTCTACGGAGACATATTGTCAGACGGTGCTGCTGCGTTGGTCGGTAGTCTGGGACTCGTCCCCAGCGCCAACGTCGGTGAAGGTTTCGCCATTGGAGAGCCTTGCCATGGTAGCGCACCTGACATTATGGGCAAGGGTATCGCAAATCCAATCGCTACATTGAGAAGTGCAGCTCTGATGCTGGAATTTCTGGACGAACCTGCCGCTGCAGCCAAAATATATGCTGCTGTCGATGCCAACTTAGAGGAGGGTAAGCTCTTGAGCCCGGATTTGGGGGGCTCAGCCACAACTCAGCAAGTAGTGGAGGATATTCTGAAGAAGCTGTAG
- a CDS encoding 40S ribosomal protein S8 (similar to Metarhizium robertsii ARSEF 23 XP_007816760.2) produces the protein MPSILNIAHMCSHLQNASKARLGLTSIANTKYNLNLSLALHRSGFFSSVYRSGPQPPTMEQMISQPPEKVTSANVATMRIWLGLKYWDGKPVLSKATVISKPSRLMTANIQQLGRLTRGFPAKLNGGVVPGLNLGECLFVATSRGVLEAREALARKVGGLLICRVS, from the coding sequence ATGCCTTCTATTCTAAACATAGCACATATGTGCTCGCATCTCCAAAACGCCTCGAAAGCTCGCCTCGGCCTCAcatccatcgccaacaccaaataCAACCTAAACCTTTCACTCGCTCTTCATCGCTCtggcttcttctcgtcaGTATATCGGTCCGGCCCGCAACCTCCGACCATGGAACAAATGATCTCACAGCCCCCTGAGAAGGTCACCAGTGCAAATGTAGCCACAATGCGGATATGGCTGGGGTTGAAATACTGGGATGGGAAACCGGTTTTATCAAAAGCAACTGTAATCAGTAAGCCGTCAAGGTTGATGACTGCGAACATACAACAGTTGGGCAGGTTGACGAGGGGCTTCCCTGCGAAGTTAAATGGTGGCGTGGTTCCGGGACTTAACTTGGGTGAATGCCTGTTTGTCGCTACATCAAGGGGAGTTCTGGAGGCAAGAGAGGCACTGGCGAGAAAGGTAGGAGGGCTTTTGATTTGCAGAGTATCATGA
- a CDS encoding kynurenine 3-monooxygenase (similar to Magnaporthe oryzae 70-15 XP_003718179.1), giving the protein MSIPQKTVIVGAGPVGSLAALYAAQRGHEVEVYELRPDLRNPGTIPLNFTKSINLAVSERGINAMKHTGHSSLLGTVMQGTIPMRGRMIHGKSPLGDLYEHAQDYDAKGRAIYAIDRSGLNERLLNVLDSMPNVKLFFNHKLTGADFRSRRAWFEARDVVLSPSSRPREIEITFDLMIGADGAHSAVRYHMMKFTRMDYQQEYIDTLWCEFRIEAKDDTKCEAQEPRFRISPNHLHIWPGRDFMFIAIPSEDGSFTSTLFLPSKQFAELESNPAKLPYFFDQNFPGVTDLISRDSLISSFLSNPHLPLISLKCRPYHYDSSGVIIGDAAHAMVPFYGQGMNAGMEDVRILFSIFDKHTEMLEDNNPTSESHNVLPSASARAEALAEYSEVRAPDAYAINELALQNYVEMRSSVLSMRYRLRKFLEEFMSVNFPNFGWQTKYSRVSFSNQGYSDIVRQSDHQGRILMRAFAACITGPVAIAFIILGFRHKRTVLSKALALFGLV; this is encoded by the exons ATGTCGATTCCCCAAAAGACTGTCATTGTTGGGGCTGGCCCCGTGGGCTCTCTGGCTGCTCTGTACGCCGCTCAACGTGGCCATGAGGTTGAGGTCTATGAACTGCGGCCAG ATTTGCGCAATCCCGGGACAATTCCCCTAAACTTTACGAAGTCAATCAATTTGGCAGTGTCGGAACGAGGAATAAATGCCATGAAACATACCGGACACTCCAGTCTCCTTGGAACAGTCATGCAAGGCACCATCCCTATGCGAGGTCGCATGATTCATGGAAAAAGTCCGTTGGGGGACTTGTATGAGCATGCTCAGGATTACGATGCAAAGGGGCGG GCTATATACGCAATTGACAGATCTGGGCTGAACGAGAGGCTTCTTAACGTCCTCGACTCTATGCCAAATGTGAAACTGTTTTTCAATCACAAACTAACCGGAGCTGATTTTCGTTCGCGCCGAGCCTGGTTTGAAGCCCGCGATGTGGTTTTATCGCCCAGCAGTCGCCCTAGGGAAATTGAAATTACTTTTGATCTGATGATTGGTGCCGATGGAGCTCACTCCGCAGTTCGGTATCACATGATGAAGTTCACGAGAATGGATTATCAGCAGGAATATATTGATACTCTTTGGTGCGAGTTTCGCATTGAGGCAAAGGACGATACAAAATGCGAGGCGCAGGAGCCAAGATTTCGAATTTCACCAAACCATTTGCATATTTGGCCCGGAAGGGACTTCATGTTCATTGCCATCCCAAGCGAG GATGGGTCATTTACAAGCACGCTTTTCCTTCCCAGCAAGCAATTTGCCGAGTTGGAAAGCAATCCGGCTAAACTGCCATATTTTTTCGATCAAAACTTTCCAGGAGTGACGGACCTCATTTCTAGAGATAGTCTCATTTCTTCGTTCCTATCAAACCCTCATCTGCCTCTGATCAGTCTTAAATGTCGCCCCTATCACTACGACTCTTCGGGAGTCATCATCGGAGACGCAGCCCACGCCATGGTCCCGTTCTACGGCCAGGGAATGAATGCTGGAATGGAAGATGTTCGTATCCTTTTCTCTATATTTGACAAGCACACGGAGATGCTCGAAGACAACAATCCTACTTCAGAGAGCCATAACGTTTTACCCTCTGCGTCTGCAAGAGCCGAGGCTTTGGCTGAGTACTCAGAAGTTCGTGCACCAGACGCCTATGCTATTAACGAGTTAGCCTTGCAAAACTACGTGGAAATGCGGTCTTCGGTTCTGTCCATGCGCTATAGGCTACGAAAATTCTTGGAAGAGTTTATGAGCGTCAACTTTCCGAATTTCGGTTGGCAAACTAAGTATTCGAGAGTTAGCTTCAGCAACCAAGGGTATAGCGACATTGTTAGACAGAGCGATCACCAGGGGCGAATACTGATGCGAGCCTTCGCGGCGTGCATCACAGGCCCTGTGGCCATTGCATTTATAATTCTTGGATTTCGACACAAAAGGACCGTTCTATCGAAGGCCCTGGCTctttttggtttggtttAG
- a CDS encoding methionine aminopeptidase (similar to Aspergillus terreus NIH2624 XP_001212878.1): protein MTSEPPTKKKCLGVDCENDAGSLQCPTCLKLGMKDSFFCSQDCFKKNWSHHRSIHKSQSNILHHIFAPKAISPDPATGFYNPFPSFPFSGPLRPVYPLSEHRTVPKSIPHPVWWQDGNPRYSRSLTNRNKIEILDSKGQDAMRKSCRLAREVLDIAAAAAKPGVTTDYIDEVVHKACIERNSYPSPLNYNHFPKSCCTSVNEVICHGIPDQRVLIDGDILNIDISLYHEGYHADLNETYYIGDKAKADPDNVRVVEAARECLEEAIKAVKPGVLIREFGNIIEKHAKTKGCSVIRTYCGHGINKLFHCAPNVPHYAKNKAIGECKPGMTFTIEPMIALGKYRDITWPDNWTSTTIDGKRTAQFEHTLLVTEDGVEILTARAEDSPGGPISVTENETPNGTRTTDS, encoded by the exons ATGACATCTGAACCACCTACCAAGAAGAAATGCTTAGGTGTTGACTGCGAGAACGACGCGGGCTCCTTGCAATGCCCGACATGCCTCAAGCTTGGCATGAAGGATAGCTTTTTCTGTTCTCAGGATTGCTTCAAAAAGAATTGG AGCCACCACAGAAGCATTCACAAATCACAAAGTAATATCCTCCACCATATTTTCGCTCCGAAAGCAATCTCACCAGATCCAGCCACCGGCTTCTATAATCCATTTCCGAGTTTCCCATTCTCGGGGCCTCTTCGACCTGTTTATCCTCTATCCGAACATCGTACCGTCCCCAAATCGATCCCCCacccagtctggtggcaagATGGAAATCCTAGATACAGTCGATCTCTCACGAATCGAAACAAGATTGAAATTCTCGACTCGAAAGGCCAGGATGCGATGCGAAAAAGCTGTCGACTCGCGCGCGAGGTACTCGATATTGCTGCGGCCGCGGCAAAGCCTGGCGTAACCACCGACTACATCGACGAAGTAGTTCATAAGGCATGCATCGAGAGAAAT TCTTACCCGTCTCCATTGAACTACAATCACTTCCCCAAGTCCTGCTGCACGTCAGTAAACGAAGTCATTTGCCACGGTATTCCCGATCAGCGAGTTCTCATTGACGGAGacattctcaacattgaTATTTCTCTCTACCACGAAGGTTACCATGCTGATCTCAATGAAACCTACTACATTGGTGACAAGGCTAAAGCAGATCCTGACAATGTAAGAGTCGTCGAAGCAGCTCGAGAATGCCTCGAGGAAGCCATCAAGGCTGTTAAGCCTGGTGTCCTTATCCGTGAATTTGGCAACATCATTGAAAAGCATGCCAAAACGAAAGGTTGCAGCGTCATCAGAACGTATTGTGGACACGGCATCAACAAACTTTTCCACTGCGCGCCCAACGTACCTCATTACGCCAAGAACAAAGCTATCGGCGAATGCAAACCCGGCATGACCTTTACTATTGAGCCAATGATCGCCCTCGGCAAATATCGAGACATTACTTGGCCCGATAATTGGACAAGCACGACTATTGATGGGAAACGAACGGCTCAATTTG AACACACACTTTTGGTAACCGAGGATGGAGTTGAGATTTTGACAGCGAGGGCGGAAGACTCGCCCGGCGGCCCAATATCAGTAACAGAAAACGAAACACCAAATGGCACACGCACAACAGACTCTTGA
- a CDS encoding mRNA splicing factor (similar to Coccidioides immitis RS XP_001240853.1): MADFGEYPPDMVPQDELVVRQQSAKDHAVVAYSSESLARSQAGPANPFKDDSTVMKRKNIMTGHAEETFLSEHTFRSKHRAIERKGGPEREHRNSAALKAEAAQLRSTRERKGDAAIAEGTGSYVGPWAKYNRQEYETVEDGEELGSDEEYEVLNDEGDGDDDVVESGMIVRAPEAALARRKEVAELGDETTTFHGSNQYDYQGRSYMHIPQDLDVDLRKEPGSTTNYIPKKQVHVWKDHTKAVTALRFFPGSGHLLLSASADTTVRIRDVYHDRELLRTYSGHSKAISDACFNYVGTQFLSASYDRMIKLWDTETGVCINKFSTGKTPHVIKFNPDPEHSNEFLAGMSDKKIVQFDIRTPSEVVQEYDHHLAAINTITFVDHNRRFMTTSDDKSLRAWDYNIPVPIKYIAEPDMYPMTNAAPHPSGKYVAYQSSDNQILVYGANDKFRQNRKKSYRGHNNAGLAIDLDCSPDGQFLASGDSGGYVCFWDWKTCKMYHKLKGGNQAVTCVKWHPQETSKVATAGMDGEIRYWD, encoded by the coding sequence ATGGCGGATTTTGGCGAGTATCCGCCGGATATGGTACCACAGGATGAGCTCGTTGTCCGACAGCAGTCCGCAAAGGACCACGCCGTGGTTGCTTACTCGAGCGAAAGCCTGGCTCGCTCTCAAGCCGGACCAGCAAACCCGTTTAAAGACGATTCAACTGTTATGAAGCGCAAAAATATTATGACAGGCCACGCCGAAGAGACATTTTTGAGTGAGCACACATTTCGAAGCAAGCACAGAGCGATCGAGAGGAAGGGCGGGCCGGAACGAGAGCATCGAAACAGCGCTGCGTTAAAAGCGGAAGCCGCTCAGTTACGTTCCACACGAGAGAGAAAAGGCGATGCCGCAATAGCAGAAGGTACAGGATCATATGTTGGGCCCTGGGCCAAGTATAATCGCCAGGAGTACGAAAcggttgaggatggtgaagaaCTCGGCAGTGATGAAGAATATGAGGTTCTGAATGATGAAGGggacggcgacgacgatgtGGTTGAGAGCGGAATGATTGTTCGAGCACCAGAGGCAGCACTTGCGCGAAGAAAAGAAGTTGCGGAGTTAGGGGATGAGACTACTACATTCCATGGCTCCAACCAATACGACTACCAAGGAAGGTCGTACATGCATATTCCTCAGGATCTGGACGTCGACTTGCGCAAAGAACCTGGCAGCACGACAAACTACATACCAAAGAAgcaggtccatgtctggaaaGATCACACAAAGGCGGTTACTGCGTTAAGGTTTTTTCCTGGGTCAGGGCATTTACTCCTCTCTGCGAGTGCCGATACAACTGTACGGATCCGGGATGTTTATCACGACAGGGAGTTGTTACGAACGTACTCGGGTCACTCCAAGGCAATATCAGATGCCTGCTTCAACTATGTTGGCACACAATTTCTCTCCGCTTCCTACGATCGTATGATAAAGCTCTGGGATACCGAAACTGGCGTTTgcatcaacaagttcagTACGGGCAAGACTCCCCATGTCATTAAGTTCAACCCAGATCCGGAACACTCCAACGAATTTCTGGCCGGCATGTCAGACAAGAAGATTGTTCAATTTGACATACGAACGCCCAGCGAGGTTGTTCAAGAGTATGACCATCATCTTGCGGCTATCAACACTATAACCTTTGTAGATCATAACCGTCGTTTCATGACCACCTCCGACGATAAATCCCTCCGCGCCTGGGACTACAACATCCCCGTGCCGATTAAATACATCGCTGAACCAGATATGTATCCCATGACGAATGCAGCTCCTCACCCCAGTGGGAAGTACGTTGCTTACCAAAGTTCTGATAACCAAATTCTGGTGTACGGGGCGAATGACAAATTCCGCCAGAATAGGAAAAAGAGCTACAGAGGGCACAACAATGCCGGACTGGCTATAGACCTGGACTGTAGCCCCGATGGACAGTTCTTAGCGTCGGGGGATTCGGGGGGATATGTGTGCTTTTGGGATTGGAAGACATGCAAAATGTATCACAAACTAAAGGGTGGTAACCAGGCTGTAACATGTGTGAAATGGCACCCGCAGGAGACAAGCAAAGTTGCGACGGCGGGCATGGATGGCGAAATTAGATACTGGGATTAG
- a CDS encoding arginase family domain-containing protein: protein MRCDRLAQAVILSCQAAHALSSDAGYPQGLQHEDKDGRQRFWVHDNEFDGHKLPFGFAGLNTFAKLPYENCFENDGLNAPKFDIAILGAPHDTVSRAQVLHEDPDIHMTQNSRPSECHFESHICSSANVNSEDRHCTARCKIWAIWNPGRRDPLHDWAKVVDCGDAPMPWLDNRAALKTLDLAHVLVSGCPAANPAKSLGPRIVMLGGDHTTTLSALRSTYRRWGKVSVIHFDSHIGEIAL, encoded by the exons ATGAGATGCGACAGACTTGCCCAAGCGGTTATCCTTTCTTGCCAAGCCGCTCATGCATTGTCCTCGGATGCTGGTTACCCTCAAGGTTTACAACACGAAGACAAGGATGGCAGACAGAGATTTTGGGTTCACGACAATGAGTTTGATGGGCACAAACTAccatttggctttgctggcttgaACACTTTCGCAAAGCTGCCATATGAAAATTGCTTCGAAAACGATGGTCTCAATGCGCCCAAGTTCGACATCGCTATTCTCGGCGCGCCACACGACACAGTCAGTAGAGCCCAAGTGCTCCATGAAGACCCTGACATTCACATGACGCAAAACAGCCGCCCATCAGAATGTCATTTCGAAAGCCACATTTGCTCAAGTGCTAACGTCAATTCTGAAGACCGTCACTGCACGGCCAGGTGCAAGATATGGGCCATCTGGAATCCGGGCC GCCGCGATCCGCTCCATGATTGGGCCAAAGTGGTCGATTGTGGTGACGCCCcaatgccatggctggaCAACCGCGCAGCTCTGAAGACTCTGGATCTTGCACATGTACTAGTCTCAGGTTGTCCTGCAGCCAACCCAGCCAAATCTCTCGGTCCAAGGATAGTAATGCTTGGCGGTGACCACACAACGACTCTCTCAGCCCTTCGTTCAACCTACCGACGTTGGGGCAAGGTATCTGTTATTCACTTTGATAGCCATATAGGTGAGATCGCCCTGTGA
- a CDS encoding F-box domain-containing protein, producing the protein MLVANARTPTHSFKESPQRTSNFQQASRQPWRIAVNLPSIIERLPHELQRMVFSNLDYQSLIHLSTMNRYFQRTVDPQRMASPTDKAQFVMRAAKDFPQHRPSEKGHDFRPGNFECYICFRVRSPDKFDMLQPQSAFVDIRGCIIKEREPDLRVDKQVMLRAGRSGPSQVVFAVPTVEETVRYDPDESLYCNAIAAALYSTSPFVNGGQNSCNILKCLQRRGENMATSHPSKAASRTASIQSLPASKLEGARFHEDV; encoded by the exons ATGCTGGTAGCAAACGCAAGAACGCCCACACATTCCTTCAAAGAAAGTCCTCAGAGGACTTCCAACTTTCAACAGGCCTCAAGGCAACCTTGGCGTATAGCTGTTAACCTGCCATCCATTATCGAACGACTTCCTCACGAGCTTCAGCGCATGGTCTTTTCGAATTTAGACTACCAGTCGCTGATCCACCTATCCACAATGAATCGATACTTCCAACGGACTGTTGATCCACAGAGAATGGCGAGCCCAACGGATAAGGCTCAATTTGTCATGCGGGCTGCCAAAGACTTTCCACAGCATCGGCCCAGTGAAAAGGGCCACGACTTTCGCCCAGGTAACTTCGAGTGCTATATTTGCTTCCGAGTTCGGTCGCCGGACAAATTTGACATGCTTCAGCCCCAGTCAGCATTCGTTGATATTCGAGGATGCATTATCAAGGAACGAGAGCCTGATCTTCGGGTTGATAAACAGGTCATGCTCCG TGCCGgaaggtctggtccaagCCAGGTTGTCTTCGCTGTCCCAACTGTCGAGGAGACTGTCCGCTACGACCCAGACGAAAGTTTATATTGTAATGCTATCGCTGCAGCACTTTACAGCACCTCGCCCTTTGTGAATGGTGGTCAAAACAGTTGCAACATCCTCAAATGTTTGCAGAGGCGAGGAGAAAATATGGCAACCAGTCATCCATCCAAAGCTGCAAGTCGTACAGCATCGATTCAAAGTTTACCCGCTTCTAAGCTGGAGGGTGCTAGGTTTCATGAGGACGTTTAA